One Turneriella parva DSM 21527 genomic region harbors:
- a CDS encoding diacylglycerol kinase catalytic subunit gives MKETAAVHPPLGIITNPYAGKNAASSHRSKELQRIIGKHGLVKESRNIDQLKSILSEFAAHKVPYIVCDGGDGTIHWVINTYLEILDKTKREAIEQHMPIFVPTNGGTIDFLAKKVGAHGGTFKILRKIRKILDAGELPPATPLRTFFIEGKYTKEHLGKSYRKLAFSGALAGIAQKFFNKYYESHKPSLQTVVEVITKTFTSTAFKGSWFEGYMPKDVINYSNDVFEPVAVDVKIDGKAVPYKRINTLNVGSIAIEIKNLIKLFAQADRDKKLHMHVGFLEPHEVFANLPNLFAGRDYIGKELVQTTSETIDIVSRESEGLNPCLDGELFTGMATMKISVGPSIRFLGIRGE, from the coding sequence ATGAAAGAAACCGCCGCTGTTCATCCGCCGCTGGGCATTATCACCAACCCTTACGCGGGCAAGAATGCGGCATCATCGCACCGCAGCAAAGAGCTGCAGCGCATCATCGGCAAGCACGGGCTGGTCAAAGAAAGCCGCAATATCGACCAGCTGAAATCGATTCTTTCTGAATTTGCGGCACACAAAGTGCCCTATATTGTCTGCGACGGCGGCGATGGCACCATTCACTGGGTGATCAACACCTATCTCGAGATACTCGACAAGACCAAGCGCGAGGCGATTGAGCAGCACATGCCAATTTTCGTGCCCACCAATGGCGGCACGATTGATTTTCTGGCAAAAAAGGTCGGCGCACACGGTGGTACCTTCAAAATACTCCGGAAAATACGCAAGATTCTCGATGCGGGTGAGCTTCCCCCGGCGACGCCACTGAGAACCTTCTTTATAGAGGGCAAATACACAAAAGAACATCTCGGCAAGTCGTATCGCAAGCTGGCGTTTTCGGGCGCGCTCGCAGGCATCGCGCAGAAGTTTTTCAATAAGTATTACGAAAGCCATAAACCTTCGCTGCAGACAGTCGTCGAAGTGATTACGAAGACCTTCACTTCGACGGCATTCAAAGGCTCATGGTTCGAAGGTTATATGCCCAAAGACGTGATCAACTATTCGAACGATGTGTTTGAGCCAGTAGCGGTCGATGTCAAGATCGACGGCAAGGCGGTGCCCTATAAGCGCATCAATACGCTGAACGTGGGTTCAATTGCGATCGAAATCAAAAACCTCATTAAACTCTTCGCGCAGGCAGACCGGGACAAAAAACTGCATATGCATGTCGGCTTTCTTGAGCCGCACGAGGTTTTTGCCAACCTGCCGAACCTGTTTGCAGGCAGAGACTATATCGGCAAAGAACTGGTACAGACCACATCGGAAACGATCGATATAGTTTCGCGCGAGAGCGAGGGCCTCAACCCCTGCCTCGATGGCGAACTCTTTACCGGCATGGCGACGATGAAAATATCCGTCGGGCCATCTATTCGCTTTTTGGGCATTCGCGGCGAGTGA